A genomic segment from Leptospira yasudae encodes:
- a CDS encoding NAD-dependent 4,6-dehydratase LegB produces the protein MKKILVTGADGFIGSHLTEALVRSGFEVKAFAYYNSFNTWGWLDYCSEDVKGKFEVFTGDVRDPNGVRTAMYGMDAVLHLAALIGIPYSYHSPDTYVDTNIKGTLNILQAARDLNLSKVIHTSTSEVYGTAQFVPITEDHPLKGQSPYSASKIGADQLAYSFYSSFSTPVIIVRPFNTYGPRQSARAIIPTVITQLLSGKTKIQLGSTSPTRDFNYVTDTINGFISALNSKQGLGEVINIGNGFEISVGDTVKLIANIIGKDVEIISDTNRIRPEKSEVERLWAANQKAKDLLGWQPAYNGLEGFRRGLEETIEWFKKPENLKGYKAEVYNV, from the coding sequence TTGAAAAAAATATTAGTTACCGGCGCCGATGGCTTCATCGGCTCTCATTTGACTGAAGCGTTGGTCAGATCTGGATTTGAGGTAAAAGCGTTCGCCTATTATAATTCTTTTAATACTTGGGGATGGTTAGATTATTGCTCCGAAGACGTCAAGGGCAAATTCGAAGTTTTTACCGGCGACGTGCGCGATCCGAACGGTGTAAGAACGGCGATGTACGGTATGGATGCAGTGTTGCATTTAGCGGCTCTTATCGGCATCCCATATTCTTATCATTCTCCGGACACCTACGTGGATACGAATATCAAAGGAACTTTGAACATATTGCAAGCCGCGAGGGATTTAAATTTAAGTAAGGTTATACATACATCTACCAGCGAGGTTTATGGGACCGCTCAATTTGTTCCCATCACAGAGGACCATCCTCTGAAAGGACAATCTCCGTATTCGGCAAGTAAGATCGGGGCTGACCAGTTGGCTTATTCTTTTTATTCTTCCTTTTCGACGCCTGTGATTATCGTTCGGCCATTCAATACCTATGGTCCTCGTCAGTCGGCAAGAGCGATCATTCCGACTGTAATTACTCAGTTGTTGAGCGGAAAGACAAAAATTCAACTGGGTTCTACAAGCCCAACTCGAGACTTTAATTACGTGACCGATACCATTAACGGTTTTATTTCCGCTTTAAATTCTAAACAAGGACTTGGGGAAGTCATTAATATCGGTAACGGTTTCGAAATTTCTGTCGGTGATACAGTTAAACTCATCGCAAACATTATTGGTAAGGATGTGGAAATTATTTCTGATACCAATCGGATTCGTCCCGAAAAGAGTGAAGTAGAGCGGCTCTGGGCTGCGAATCAAAAAGCAAAGGACTTGCTAGGTTGGCAGCCGGCGTATAACGGTTTGGAAGGATTTAGGCGCGGACTGGAAGAGACCATTGAATGGTTTAAAAAACCCGAGAATTTAAAAGGGTATAAGGCAGAGGTGTACAATGTCTAA
- a CDS encoding sugar phosphate nucleotidyltransferase translates to MSKRAIILAGGKGTRLRPYTTVLPKPLMPIGEYPILEVIVKQLVNSGFTHITMAVNHQAQLIQAFFQDGSKWNTKIDYSLEDKPLGTMGPLKLISDLPNDFLVMNGDVLTDINFSLFHKTHVESKSIFTISSKKRKQLIDYGVLQTDYQGFLTGFHEKPAQDYEVSMGVYMVNHAALDYIPKDSVFGFDNLMLKLIEINKPISVLPHGGYWLDIGRPDDYERAIDEFEIMKDTLFHD, encoded by the coding sequence ATGTCTAAAAGGGCGATTATTTTAGCGGGAGGCAAGGGAACTCGATTGCGTCCCTATACTACCGTACTTCCTAAACCGCTTATGCCCATCGGGGAATATCCAATTCTCGAAGTTATCGTGAAACAGTTAGTAAATTCCGGCTTTACGCATATTACGATGGCGGTGAATCACCAAGCTCAGTTGATCCAAGCTTTTTTTCAGGATGGAAGTAAATGGAATACGAAGATTGATTATTCATTGGAAGATAAACCTCTCGGTACGATGGGTCCTTTAAAACTGATTTCGGATTTGCCGAATGATTTTTTGGTGATGAACGGCGATGTGCTTACGGATATAAATTTTTCCTTATTTCATAAGACACATGTTGAATCGAAATCTATCTTTACGATCTCTTCCAAAAAAAGAAAACAGTTAATCGATTATGGAGTTTTGCAAACCGATTATCAAGGTTTTTTAACGGGATTTCACGAGAAGCCTGCTCAAGATTACGAAGTGAGCATGGGTGTATATATGGTAAATCACGCGGCCTTGGATTATATTCCCAAAGACAGCGTCTTCGGTTTTGACAATCTGATGCTTAAACTAATCGAAATCAATAAACCGATTTCGGTATTACCCCACGGTGGTTATTGGTTGGATATTGGGCGCCCGGATGATTACGAAAGAGCGATCGATGAATTTGAAATCATGAAAGATACCTTATTTCATGATTGA
- a CDS encoding NAD-dependent epimerase/dehydratase family protein translates to MIDVLISGSSGFIGKPLVEKFRNQGLSVFGLDRKEGDVADPLTWSKLPEAKSVIHLAGQTYVPDSWKDSRSFLNSNVMGTQNALDYASKCNAQFVFISAYLYGRPETLPISETHPVTPNNPYALSKHLAEQLCEFYSKFKKTDIKVLRLFNVYGPGQREDFLIPTILKQIKIKKEIHVLDLFPKRDFVYLEDVLNSISSALSPMGGFHTFNIGSGISYSVEEVISIAQEIACTNLPVVSAAKERKEEISNVVADISKAKAMLGWEPVWSFRNGLAEILKAL, encoded by the coding sequence ATGATTGACGTATTGATTTCCGGGAGTTCCGGATTTATCGGCAAACCTTTGGTCGAAAAATTTCGTAATCAAGGATTATCTGTTTTCGGTTTGGATAGAAAGGAAGGGGACGTTGCCGATCCGTTGACTTGGTCGAAGTTGCCCGAAGCGAAATCAGTTATACATTTGGCAGGTCAAACATACGTTCCCGATAGTTGGAAAGACAGCCGCTCTTTTCTTAACTCCAATGTAATGGGGACCCAAAATGCTCTTGATTACGCATCAAAGTGTAATGCGCAGTTCGTATTTATTAGCGCTTATCTGTATGGTAGGCCTGAAACACTTCCCATTTCTGAGACGCATCCGGTCACACCGAATAATCCGTATGCTTTGTCCAAACATTTAGCAGAACAGCTTTGCGAATTCTACTCTAAGTTTAAGAAAACGGACATTAAAGTTTTAAGATTATTTAATGTTTATGGCCCAGGTCAGAGAGAGGATTTTTTGATTCCTACGATTCTGAAACAAATCAAAATAAAGAAAGAGATTCATGTGTTGGATTTGTTTCCCAAAAGGGATTTCGTCTATTTAGAAGACGTATTAAATTCGATCTCTTCAGCCCTTTCTCCTATGGGAGGATTTCATACATTTAATATCGGTTCCGGAATTTCTTATTCAGTAGAAGAGGTTATATCGATTGCTCAAGAAATCGCCTGCACAAATTTACCCGTCGTATCTGCCGCGAAGGAAAGGAAGGAAGAAATTTCGAACGTAGTTGCTGATATTTCCAAAGCAAAAGCGATGTTAGGTTGGGAACCTGTTTGGTCGTTTCGAAACGGTTTGGCTGAAATATTAAAGGCCTTATGA
- a CDS encoding dTDP-4-dehydrorhamnose reductase family protein: protein MLSQKKILVLGASGMLGNAAFRILSENSEFQVRGTIRSGEYLRFFTKTESERIISNVDVLNDDELIRLFSNVRPDVVVNCVGIIKQQKLAKDPLAVLPINSLLPHRLSNLCKLIGARLILTSTDCVFDGKKGNYTETDIPDADDLYGRSKLIGEIGDQSHVFTIRTSIIGHELNSNYSLVDWFLSQEGEVKGYKKAIFSGFPSIEIAEIIKNVIIPNSKLHGLYHISSNPISKFDLLALVGEIYGRNNKISESEEVIVNRSLDSTKFKKETSYEPLPWRELILLMKKYKEQYLDSAHV, encoded by the coding sequence ATGTTGTCACAGAAAAAAATATTGGTTTTAGGCGCCTCAGGTATGTTAGGAAACGCCGCATTTCGCATTTTATCGGAAAATTCGGAGTTTCAGGTTCGGGGAACTATTCGAAGTGGTGAATATCTTCGATTCTTTACAAAGACTGAATCAGAAAGAATCATATCCAACGTAGACGTTTTGAATGACGATGAATTGATTCGTCTATTTTCGAACGTAAGGCCGGACGTGGTAGTTAATTGTGTGGGGATTATTAAGCAACAAAAGTTAGCAAAAGATCCGCTTGCGGTTCTACCCATCAATTCTCTTCTACCTCATAGGCTTTCCAATCTGTGCAAATTGATCGGTGCCAGGTTGATCTTAACCAGTACTGATTGTGTGTTTGACGGCAAAAAGGGAAATTATACGGAAACAGATATTCCTGATGCGGATGATTTATACGGAAGATCCAAGTTGATTGGAGAGATCGGAGACCAGTCCCATGTATTTACGATACGGACATCAATCATTGGTCACGAGCTGAATTCAAATTACTCCTTGGTCGACTGGTTTTTATCACAGGAAGGAGAGGTAAAAGGATACAAGAAAGCTATTTTTTCCGGATTTCCTTCGATTGAAATTGCGGAAATCATAAAAAATGTGATTATCCCCAATTCGAAACTCCATGGACTTTATCATATATCTTCCAATCCTATTTCTAAATTCGATCTTTTAGCTTTAGTTGGAGAAATTTACGGAAGAAACAATAAAATCTCGGAGAGTGAAGAAGTAATAGTGAACCGTTCGCTCGACTCGACGAAATTTAAGAAAGAGACTTCCTATGAACCTCTGCCTTGGCGAGAATTAATACTTTTGATGAAAAAATACAAAGAACAATATTTGGACAGCGCACATGTTTGA
- a CDS encoding polysaccharide biosynthesis protein: MFDDKILMITGGTGSFGNTVLKRFLGTNVKEIRIFSRDEKKQEDMRISLSNEKVKFYIGDVRDYDSIFQATIGVDYIFHAAALKQVPSCEFYPMEAIKTNVIGTENVLNAAIANRVQKVVLLSTDKAVYPINAMGISKAMAEKLLVAKSRTVPEGGTVLCATRYGNVMASRGSVIPLFIEQLKKNLSLTVTDPNMTRFLMSLEDSVDLVLHAFNHGQQGDIFIQKSPASTVQDLAEALIEIFKKDNKISVIGTRHGEKLYESLVSREEMAKADDMGRYYRIPADNRDLNYNKYFVEGEQKVSQLDDYTSHNTKRLNVSEIKELLLKLDYIQENLSA; encoded by the coding sequence ATGTTTGATGATAAAATATTAATGATTACCGGTGGTACGGGGTCCTTCGGAAATACCGTTTTAAAACGTTTTTTAGGTACGAACGTAAAAGAGATACGTATCTTTAGTAGAGACGAAAAGAAACAAGAAGATATGCGGATATCCTTATCCAACGAAAAAGTGAAGTTCTACATTGGTGATGTTAGGGATTACGATAGTATATTTCAGGCGACCATTGGAGTAGATTATATCTTTCATGCTGCTGCTTTAAAACAAGTTCCGTCCTGCGAATTTTATCCAATGGAAGCGATTAAAACGAACGTGATTGGTACGGAGAATGTCCTTAATGCGGCGATCGCGAATCGAGTCCAAAAAGTCGTCTTGTTGAGCACTGATAAAGCGGTTTATCCTATCAATGCAATGGGAATATCCAAAGCGATGGCGGAAAAATTATTAGTCGCGAAATCTCGGACTGTACCGGAAGGGGGAACCGTGCTTTGCGCTACTCGCTACGGGAACGTTATGGCCTCCCGTGGTTCTGTGATTCCTCTTTTTATAGAGCAGCTTAAAAAGAATCTTTCTTTGACCGTAACGGATCCAAATATGACGCGATTTTTAATGTCCTTGGAGGATTCAGTAGATTTAGTGCTACACGCTTTCAATCATGGACAACAAGGCGATATATTTATACAGAAATCTCCTGCTTCTACCGTACAGGATTTGGCGGAAGCATTAATAGAAATATTCAAAAAAGATAATAAAATATCTGTTATCGGCACAAGGCACGGTGAAAAACTTTACGAGTCTTTGGTTTCCAGAGAAGAGATGGCTAAGGCGGACGATATGGGGCGTTATTATCGAATTCCTGCGGATAATCGGGATTTAAACTATAATAAGTATTTTGTAGAAGGGGAACAAAAGGTCTCCCAATTGGACGATTATACTTCGCACAATACGAAACGATTGAATGTTTCGGAAATTAAGGAGCTATTGCTAAAATTAGACTACATTCAGGAGAATTTGAGTGCTTAA